From the genome of Triticum aestivum cultivar Chinese Spring chromosome 3B, IWGSC CS RefSeq v2.1, whole genome shotgun sequence, one region includes:
- the LOC123066915 gene encoding uncharacterized protein — protein MHSSLPDLPPELVREISGRLHDVADFVRFHAVCKSWRDSYHPVTAHQFLPWLLAPSMVDDDSLKLRCVFSNMSYRAPPLPPISRTNGQMNWVANANGTAIRYFTASPDGLTFHDPLAGELMTHMPPFPNEGVDGRLGENPSGIIYSDGTMLLYSKHYSSEQNTTEFKAALLCPGDNEWTFVKRTLESPYYGEFCVAYHARKILVTVKSDLWHVVTTPSAAANCNQVRIPNLSWMPHEDDGYYYEYGYVLESRGELMWVSLHIKKDYPDMSRTSIRDLEHAFLMSVHMLGEAIKGPEKLRWVRKVGQSLADRVLFLGWPNSFAVDASRLGVTGGFTYFLFYDNHPLRRRSGVFRYNLIDNAAKFIEWLPQGWDNEMCTWVVPQPTIAPIHQGRATIPRSNNMIHIQRWYGPPFEVLVRNLSPTTKSSQLEQLFNKYGRVSSANVMYYNKTKTSRGIGLVTIAMMHVCLEDAHAALDGLVLDGRRVEVISVNGMQLQ, from the coding sequence ATGCACTCGTCATTGCCGGATCTGCCACCGGAATTGGTCCGCGAGATCTCCGGCCGCCTGCACGACGTCGCCGACTTCGTCCGCTTCCATGCCGTTTGTAAGTCATGGCGCGATTCATACCATCCAGTGACGGCCCATCAGTTCCTGCCGTGGCTCCTTGCGCCTAGTATGGTGGACGACGACTCCCTCAAACTCAGATGTGTCTTCTCCAACATGAGCTACCgcgccccgccgctgccgccaaTATCTCGCACCAACGGCCAGATGAACTGGGTCGCCAATGCTAACGGCACCGCCATCCGCTACTTCACTGCTTCCCCCGACGGGCTGACCTTCCATGACCCTCTCGCCGGAGAGCTCATGACCCACATGCCTCCGTTCCCAAATGAGGGGGTCGATGGACGGTTGGGGGAGAATCCCAGTGGCATCATTTACAGTGATGGTACCATGCTTTTGTACAGCAAGCATTACAGCAGCGAACAAAACACCACCGAGTTCAAGGCGGCGCTCCTGTGTCCCGGGGACAATGAGTGGACCTTTGTCAAAAGGACCCTCGAATCCCCCTACTATGGAGAGTTTTGTGTTGCGTATCACGCTAGGAAGATCCTTGTGACCGTGAAGAGCGACCTCTGGCACGTCGTGACAACACCATCCGCTGCCGCGAACTGCAACCAAGTGAGGATCCCCAATTTGTCGTGGATGCCACACGAGGATGATGGTTACTACTATGAGTACGGTTATGTGCTCGAGTCCCGTGGCGAGCTTATGTGGGTGTCGCTGCACATCAAGAAGGATTACCCAGACATGAGTAGGACAAGCATCCGTGACCTAGAACATGCGTTCTTGATGTCCGTGCACATGCTTGGGGAGGCCATTAAGGGACCGGAGAAGTTGCGGTGGGTGAGGAAGGTTGGTCAGAGCCTGGCTGACCGTGTCCTATTTCTGGGGTGGCCCAATAGTTTTGCCGTGGACGCGTCGAGGCTAGGCGTGACCGGCGGATTCACCTACTTCTTGTTCTATGACAACCACCCTCTACGTAGGCGAAGTGGTGTGTTCAGGTACAACCTCATCGACAACGCGGCCAAGTTCATTGAGTGGCTACCCCAAGGATGGGACAACGAGATGTGCACATGGGTCGTCCCCCAGCCCACCATTGCTCCAATCCACCAGGGTCGAGCAACTATTCCAAGAAGCAATAACATGATTCACATCCAAAGATGGTACGGCCCTCCTTTTGAGGTGTTGGTGCGCAACCTATCTCCCACAACGAAGAGCTCTCAGCTGGAACAGTTGTTCAACAAGTACGGCAGGGTGTCGAGCGCCAATGTGATGTActacaacaagaccaagacctcaCGGGGCATCGGCCTCGTCACAATCGCGATGATGCACGTCTGTCTAGAAGATGCACATGCCGCCCTGGATGGGTTGGTTTTAGATGGACGCAGGGTCGAGGTTATCTCGGTCAACGGCATGCAACTACAATGA
- the LOC123066913 gene encoding F-box/FBD/LRR-repeat protein At1g13570-like, with product MSTCKKARAEGICVVSLDRLSSLPPEIKGNILSLLNVEEAVRTCTLSSTWRDAWANMPKISLRDGNFARTKFVTLVDMVLSLHKGTIEGCHISGSKNYHDEFGRWMLMLSRRSPRSVIIKLNSGPMYRIPSCLFSLGDLKSLRLKNCIISLPRVFQGFKSLTYLSLSFFSSTDRDIQNLISFCPELTYLRLTSFEGIKCLNIQSPTLEDLLVDGYFEDINLDAPNLEEAILSLDLKAKSYQLVPITHDKESHIKQSLGSLSDIEMLLVSGFFMKGYLSMGCIVTKLPVVFTRLEDIYLVICLSDQRQVLTACSLFQNAPNLKNLGMLSYPSRTWDEDKASIQELTLQMQMDHLVTASVKEFRGRDYKVDFVAKLLTWAPALEEVKLEWKGQIDRSMVLTKLLALPRVSPRAKVIVT from the exons ATGAGTACCTGTAAAAAGGCCAGGGCGGAAGGTATATGTGTTGTGAGTTTAGATAGACTGAGCAGCCTACCGCCAGAGATAAAGGGCAACATCCTCTCCCTTTTGAATGTCGAAGAAGCAGTTAGGACTTGCACCTTATCAAGTACCTGGAGGGATGCATGGGCTAATATGCCAAAAATATCTCTGCGCGATGGAAATTTTGCACGAACCAAGTTCGTTACGTTGGTCGATATGGTGCTATCACTCCACAAAGGAACTATAGAAGGGTGTCATATTTCAGGTAGCAAAAATTACCATGATGAGTTCGGTAGGTGGATGCTCATGCTGTCAAGAAGATCACCAAGATCAGTTATAATCAAGTTGAACTCAGGGCCAATGTATAGGATTCCCTCATGCCTCTTTTCTCTCGGCGATCTGAAGTCTCTGCGACTGAAAAACTGCATTATCAGTTTGCCCCGGGTATTCCAAGGTTTCAAGAGCCTAACTTACCTCAGCCTGAGCTTTTTCTCCTCCACAGACAGGGATATCCAAAATCTGATCTCCTTTTGTCCTGAACTGACTTATTTGAGATTAACTTCTTTTGAGGGCATCAAATGTCTAAACATTCAATCTCCTACGCTGGAAGATCTTCTTGTTGATGGGTACTTTGAAGACATTAATTTGGATGCCCCTAATCTGGAGGAGGCCATTCTCTCTCTTGATCTCAAAGCTAAATCATATCAACTTGTTCCAATTACGCATGACAAGGAAAGCCATATCAAGCAGTCATTGGGAAGCCTGAGTGACATCGAAATGCTTTTAGTTAGTGGTTTTTTCATGAAGGGA TATCTATCAATGGGGTGCATAGTTACGAAGCTCCCTGTCGTGTTTACTCGCCTAGAGGATATTTATCTTGTGATATGCCTTTCGGACCAGAGGCAAGTCTTGACCGCGTGTTCCTTATTTCAGAATGCCCCCAACTTGAAGAACCTTGGGATGTTG AGTTACCCTTCGAGAACATGGGATGAGGATAAGGCTAGCATTCAAGAGCTTACCCTGCAAATGCAAATGGACCATCTCGTAACAGctagtgtgaaagaatttaggGGTCGGGACTACAAAGTCGATTTCGTGGCAAAGCTACTGACCTGGGCACCTGCTTTGGAAGAAGTGAAATTAGAGTGGAAGGGTCAAATAGACCGTAGCATGGTTCTTACCAAGCTATTAGCTCTGCCGAGAGTGTCTCCCAGGGCCAAGGTCATTGTTACATGA